In a genomic window of Aeromicrobium panaciterrae:
- a CDS encoding helix-turn-helix domain-containing protein, whose translation MIDYGQFCTVARGAEVLCDRWTPLVVRELLCGSTQFNEIRRGVPRMSPALLSTRLKTLEEFGVIMRHVDGRNTSYELTPAGEELRPIVLAMGHWGARWIGSRLRPDQLDAGFLMWDVRRFVQLKEFPDRQVVIHFHFPDAATRERHWWLVVEDGVADLCRDDPGHELTLEVRSTVRALTDVWSGDASATEMVRGGDISVVGPVRDADRLWTWLGTSAFAPTRAQVRAG comes from the coding sequence ATGATCGACTACGGACAGTTCTGCACCGTCGCCCGCGGAGCGGAGGTGCTGTGCGACCGATGGACTCCGCTCGTCGTACGCGAGCTCCTCTGCGGGAGCACTCAGTTCAACGAGATCCGCCGCGGGGTCCCCCGGATGTCGCCGGCACTGTTGTCCACCCGACTCAAGACGCTGGAGGAGTTCGGCGTCATCATGCGTCACGTCGACGGGCGCAACACGTCGTACGAGCTCACTCCCGCGGGCGAGGAGCTCCGACCCATTGTTCTCGCGATGGGGCACTGGGGTGCGCGCTGGATCGGAAGCCGGCTGCGTCCCGATCAGCTCGATGCCGGATTCCTGATGTGGGACGTACGCCGATTCGTCCAGCTCAAGGAATTTCCTGACCGCCAGGTCGTCATTCACTTCCACTTCCCGGATGCCGCCACCCGCGAACGTCACTGGTGGCTCGTCGTCGAGGATGGTGTCGCCGACCTGTGCCGCGACGATCCGGGACATGAACTCACCCTCGAAGTCCGCTCAACGGTGCGAGCTCTGACTGACGTCTGGAGCGGTGATGCCAGCGCCACCGAGATGGTGCGTGGCGGTGACATCAGCGTCGTGGGTCCAGTACGCGACGCAGATCGTCTGTGGACCTGGCTGGGGACCAGCGCGTTTGCTCCCACCCGAGCACAGGTGCGGGCCGGCTGA
- a CDS encoding EAL domain-containing protein → MNVRGDAARPELFAGRYRLGKCLKSGHGVETYLGVDETTSTQVVLKSIVPHLIHDAARLRFEHETQVLRRLSGTGLATLYDAGVTDGHWYLVQPFMPGSTLEEILKSGPLSLEMALRIAIDVASALDIAHGAGIFHRDVKPANVIVGGTDPASPVTLIDFGFARSPLLDESLNEQLVGTVRYLAPEAAGMLAVPADERADLYALGVLLFECLAGEPPFPGETVGEVLREHLSMPVPEVGRRRPGMPRAIDAILARLLSKDPNDRYQSASAVTYDLSALLEAVRAGSSDPRLVIGRIDHRRTLTDPAFVGREAELASLMSLVDEVRMGGSGLVLLEADSGGGKTRLLSEVASQASSAGVLQLQGQGVAETGARPFEVLHGFAEDLLSHAANDDLWDSIREGVGDGAPAIAQVLPLLGPLLGVTEELDAGPEHLGEQRSLTVLHQLMNSIGDADHPVLIIFDDCQWADRLTIQLLADVFSDRAQCPPYVGVIAAFRSEEVSDEHQLRAMPFAQSVQLGRLPARAMRQLCESMAGQLPDEAINTVVRLADGNPFMGAAVLRGLFESGALLSTDRGWQVDEAALIDVQTARRSASFLVRRLELLTEDSIHVLSAGASLGKEFDFMLAAELVQHSDVAATILQDATRRRLVWIDDVTGRCSFAHDKIREALLSRLDYSERRELHSRAADAMLGMEESGASVFDVAYHLDAAGRHQAALPYALRSAETARTQHALDSALSHYRMAERGVEPEDLETRVVIAEGLGDVLALQGAYDEAEEQLTVAEQMVTDRVHQAEVEGKLGALAFKRGDIPTARRHLEGAMARLDRPVPQVFAWLLVCLVWELCVQVVHTAAPRLTVRRKPEGREEDFLAMRLHSRLAYLYWFYSGKVTCAWTHLRGLNLAERYPPSAELGQAYSEHAPVATMVPLFNRSLKYAKRSQEIRRDRGDIWGQGQSQSFAGVALYAASKFDEAEEASREAIRLLESTGDQWEMNTAGWNLAMCLHRKGQLREAAATAKGVYESAIAIGDQTSAGVGLSVWTRAACGDVDPRLIDAELARESMDASTTAELRLAAGIAAHRAGDLAAAIEHLDLAAETIRTSGLRQEYAAPVACWRATAARTLAEQASPHDPSGYKEAVRKASKAVHSARFWAFSYRNNAPHALREAALIASLRNRPRRRERYLARSLAVAEKQGALYEAALTRLAAAEIRMRRGDDHGEVVDARLAVYEFQGSVIEDETPEAPSVSLFDRFNTLLSVGRTITAAASMEAVDVAIREAALTLLRGDTCHIISADATETANPTTESGESVDLASRTLLERAISGGVPVVSGDSAVGVSESLVMSDIRSVLAAPIIVHGETRYCFYVTHRQISALFGEEEIQLAAFVATLAGAAFEHLEGTETRYRSLARNSSDVLTLVGRDGIVSYQSSSASRVFALPANGMVGRPIDEWVHPEDRDLLTDALQRASLHSDTRVECRFLHATGSYVYAETVVTDLLDDPAVSALVLNSRDITDRRLLEDELRERALHDSLTGLPNRAHFLERAQQAINRRDPRPLVACFLDLDDFKSVNDTYGHGAGDELLCEMSERLLECLRPEDVVARFGGDEFALLFEDTTLKEALSAIERIQAATGRPVRVAGTELVCHFSIGVAPSSGRKATTDQLLAEADVAMYAAKSSGTHLCRVYEPPMRDLAESRSVARGAIDRALSQGEFLLHYQPIVNLQTEECLGVEALIRWQHPERGLLPAAEFIDLAEVSGHMPAIGAWVIETACAAAVDLAEDLSMSINVSPQQLQQPQLAQSVERALSRSGLRPDRLVLELTETTDITDPATAIEQLRQLDEMGVKLALDDFGTGYASLDYLKRFPVQILKIDQEFVQHIHESEDDRAIVRGIIELAKSFGLRTIAEGVEQIEQQRVVTELGCDFGQGFLWSRPGLPENLPEVFLPSSAA, encoded by the coding sequence ATGAACGTTCGAGGCGACGCGGCGCGCCCAGAGTTGTTCGCTGGCCGCTATCGGCTGGGCAAGTGCCTCAAGTCGGGGCACGGGGTTGAGACGTACCTCGGTGTGGACGAGACCACCTCCACCCAGGTGGTGCTGAAGTCGATCGTCCCGCACCTCATTCACGATGCTGCGCGGTTGCGCTTCGAGCACGAGACCCAGGTGCTCAGAAGGCTCTCGGGTACAGGTCTGGCCACTTTGTATGACGCCGGCGTCACCGACGGTCACTGGTACCTCGTGCAGCCGTTCATGCCGGGATCAACTCTTGAGGAAATCCTCAAGTCCGGTCCGCTTTCGTTGGAGATGGCCCTTCGGATCGCGATCGACGTTGCCAGCGCGTTGGACATCGCCCATGGGGCGGGCATCTTCCACCGCGACGTCAAACCGGCCAACGTCATTGTTGGCGGGACCGATCCCGCCAGCCCGGTCACTCTCATCGATTTCGGTTTTGCGCGTAGCCCGTTGCTGGATGAGTCCCTGAACGAGCAGCTTGTCGGCACAGTGCGTTATCTCGCACCGGAAGCGGCGGGGATGCTCGCAGTTCCTGCTGACGAGCGTGCGGATCTTTATGCGTTGGGCGTGCTGCTGTTCGAGTGCCTTGCGGGCGAGCCGCCATTTCCTGGCGAAACTGTTGGCGAGGTGCTCCGAGAGCACCTGTCGATGCCAGTCCCCGAGGTCGGACGCCGCCGACCGGGCATGCCCCGTGCGATCGACGCGATCCTGGCTCGGCTGCTGAGCAAGGACCCGAACGACCGATATCAATCAGCGTCCGCCGTGACGTATGACTTGAGTGCTCTCTTGGAGGCCGTGCGGGCCGGCTCTTCGGACCCACGCTTGGTGATCGGTCGGATCGATCACCGGCGGACGCTTACGGATCCTGCATTCGTCGGACGTGAGGCAGAGCTCGCGAGCCTCATGTCCTTGGTCGATGAGGTCAGGATGGGCGGATCAGGGCTCGTCCTTCTGGAGGCCGACTCTGGTGGCGGCAAGACCCGCCTTTTGTCTGAGGTCGCGTCGCAGGCGTCCTCGGCCGGAGTTCTGCAGCTACAGGGTCAGGGTGTTGCTGAGACTGGCGCCCGTCCGTTCGAGGTGCTCCATGGATTCGCTGAGGACCTGCTCTCGCATGCCGCGAACGACGACCTGTGGGACTCGATTCGCGAAGGTGTCGGCGATGGTGCGCCAGCAATCGCCCAAGTGCTGCCTCTGTTGGGACCGCTGCTGGGTGTGACCGAGGAGCTCGACGCTGGCCCCGAGCACCTGGGCGAGCAGCGAAGTTTGACGGTCCTGCATCAGCTCATGAACTCAATCGGTGATGCCGATCATCCCGTGTTGATCATCTTTGACGACTGCCAGTGGGCGGATCGGCTGACGATTCAGTTACTCGCGGACGTCTTTTCTGACAGAGCGCAATGTCCGCCGTACGTCGGAGTGATCGCAGCCTTCAGGTCTGAGGAGGTGTCGGACGAGCATCAGCTCCGCGCCATGCCGTTCGCCCAGTCTGTGCAGCTCGGTCGCCTGCCAGCGCGGGCAATGCGGCAGTTGTGTGAGTCGATGGCGGGACAGCTGCCGGATGAAGCGATCAACACCGTCGTCCGGCTCGCCGACGGCAATCCGTTCATGGGCGCGGCGGTGCTTCGTGGACTCTTCGAGTCCGGCGCACTGCTCAGTACGGACCGGGGTTGGCAGGTCGACGAAGCAGCGCTGATCGACGTCCAGACGGCTCGACGCTCCGCCAGCTTCTTGGTTCGACGGCTTGAGCTGCTCACCGAGGACTCGATCCACGTACTTTCGGCCGGAGCTTCGCTCGGCAAGGAATTCGACTTCATGCTTGCGGCGGAGCTCGTGCAACACAGCGATGTTGCTGCCACGATCCTGCAGGATGCCACCCGCAGACGACTCGTGTGGATTGACGATGTCACCGGCCGCTGCAGCTTTGCGCACGACAAGATCCGTGAGGCGTTGCTCAGCCGACTGGACTACTCCGAACGGCGGGAGCTTCACAGTCGCGCAGCCGACGCCATGCTCGGCATGGAGGAGAGCGGGGCCTCGGTCTTCGACGTCGCCTATCACCTGGACGCAGCCGGCAGACATCAAGCGGCGCTGCCGTACGCACTGAGGTCGGCCGAAACTGCGCGTACGCAGCACGCTCTCGATTCGGCGCTGTCGCACTATCGAATGGCCGAGCGTGGCGTCGAGCCCGAGGATCTCGAGACCCGCGTCGTCATTGCCGAGGGCCTGGGAGACGTGCTGGCACTACAGGGGGCGTACGACGAGGCCGAGGAACAACTCACCGTGGCTGAGCAGATGGTGACGGATCGCGTCCACCAGGCAGAGGTTGAAGGCAAGCTCGGAGCTCTCGCCTTCAAACGAGGCGATATTCCAACCGCCCGCCGCCATCTCGAGGGAGCTATGGCGCGGCTAGACCGGCCCGTCCCGCAGGTCTTCGCCTGGCTCCTCGTGTGCTTGGTGTGGGAGCTGTGCGTTCAAGTTGTGCACACCGCTGCGCCTCGCCTGACTGTGCGACGCAAGCCGGAGGGCCGCGAGGAGGACTTTCTTGCGATGCGCCTTCACAGCCGCCTTGCCTATCTCTACTGGTTCTACAGCGGCAAGGTCACCTGCGCTTGGACACATCTGCGGGGGCTCAACCTGGCTGAGCGTTACCCGCCCAGTGCCGAGCTGGGTCAGGCCTACTCCGAGCACGCCCCAGTTGCGACGATGGTGCCGCTGTTCAACCGTTCGTTGAAGTACGCCAAACGCTCCCAGGAGATCAGACGCGACCGGGGCGATATTTGGGGACAGGGGCAGAGCCAGAGCTTTGCCGGCGTCGCACTCTATGCAGCGTCCAAGTTCGACGAGGCGGAGGAGGCGTCCCGTGAGGCGATTCGCCTGCTGGAGTCGACGGGCGACCAGTGGGAGATGAATACAGCGGGGTGGAATCTTGCGATGTGCCTGCATCGCAAGGGTCAGCTGCGAGAGGCCGCGGCCACTGCCAAGGGTGTCTACGAGTCCGCGATTGCGATCGGCGACCAGACGTCGGCTGGTGTCGGGCTTTCGGTGTGGACGCGAGCAGCCTGCGGTGACGTCGATCCACGGCTGATCGATGCAGAACTGGCGCGCGAAAGCATGGACGCGAGCACGACAGCAGAGTTGCGACTCGCTGCGGGCATCGCAGCTCATCGCGCTGGAGACCTCGCCGCGGCGATCGAGCACCTGGACCTGGCGGCGGAAACGATTCGTACATCCGGACTGCGGCAGGAGTATGCAGCCCCGGTCGCGTGCTGGAGGGCGACTGCTGCTCGCACCCTTGCAGAGCAGGCTTCGCCGCATGATCCATCTGGATACAAGGAGGCTGTTCGCAAAGCGTCCAAGGCTGTCCATAGCGCCAGGTTCTGGGCGTTCAGCTATCGCAACAATGCACCTCACGCTCTCAGAGAAGCTGCGCTGATCGCATCGCTCAGGAATCGGCCGAGGCGTCGTGAGAGGTATCTGGCACGCAGCCTGGCCGTCGCCGAAAAGCAGGGGGCTCTGTACGAGGCGGCGCTCACCCGACTGGCCGCCGCCGAGATCCGTATGCGCAGAGGCGACGACCATGGTGAGGTGGTAGATGCCAGGCTCGCTGTGTACGAGTTCCAGGGAAGCGTGATCGAAGACGAAACCCCCGAGGCGCCAAGCGTCTCGCTGTTTGATCGGTTCAACACGTTGCTCAGTGTCGGCCGCACGATCACGGCCGCCGCCAGCATGGAGGCCGTGGACGTGGCGATCCGCGAGGCGGCATTGACCCTGTTGCGCGGAGACACGTGCCACATCATCAGTGCCGATGCGACCGAGACGGCCAACCCGACCACAGAGTCCGGCGAATCGGTCGACCTGGCGAGTCGTACGCTCCTCGAGCGTGCGATCAGTGGTGGCGTGCCAGTGGTGTCCGGCGATTCCGCCGTCGGTGTCAGCGAGAGCCTGGTCATGTCTGACATCCGGTCAGTTCTGGCGGCACCGATCATCGTGCATGGAGAGACCCGCTACTGCTTCTACGTGACTCACCGGCAGATCAGTGCTCTGTTCGGCGAGGAGGAGATTCAGCTCGCAGCGTTCGTCGCGACTCTTGCGGGAGCCGCGTTCGAACATTTGGAGGGTACGGAGACTCGCTATCGTTCGCTCGCCCGCAACTCAAGCGACGTTCTCACCCTCGTGGGGCGCGACGGAATCGTCAGTTATCAAAGCTCGTCGGCCTCGCGGGTGTTTGCCTTGCCCGCCAATGGGATGGTGGGTCGCCCGATCGACGAATGGGTGCATCCAGAGGATCGTGACTTGCTCACGGACGCACTTCAGCGCGCCAGCCTCCACAGCGACACGCGAGTTGAATGTCGATTCCTGCACGCCACTGGCTCGTATGTCTACGCCGAGACAGTGGTGACCGACCTGCTGGACGATCCAGCTGTGTCGGCGCTGGTGCTCAACAGCCGCGACATCACCGATCGCCGCCTGCTGGAGGACGAACTGCGCGAGCGCGCCCTGCACGACAGCTTGACGGGCTTGCCCAACCGGGCGCATTTCCTCGAGCGCGCCCAGCAAGCGATCAACCGGAGGGATCCGCGTCCGTTGGTTGCCTGTTTCCTCGACCTGGATGATTTCAAGTCAGTCAACGACACATACGGGCATGGTGCAGGCGACGAGTTGCTGTGTGAAATGAGTGAACGGTTGCTTGAGTGCCTGCGGCCGGAAGATGTGGTTGCCCGATTCGGTGGCGACGAGTTCGCCCTCCTCTTTGAAGACACAACGCTCAAGGAGGCGCTGAGCGCCATCGAACGTATCCAGGCGGCAACGGGTCGACCGGTTCGCGTCGCAGGCACCGAACTTGTCTGTCATTTCAGTATCGGCGTGGCTCCCTCATCTGGTCGGAAGGCGACAACGGACCAGCTTCTCGCTGAAGCCGATGTTGCGATGTACGCCGCCAAGTCGAGCGGAACCCATTTGTGCCGGGTGTATGAGCCGCCGATGCGAGATCTTGCCGAGTCGCGATCTGTGGCACGAGGTGCGATTGACCGGGCGCTCTCACAGGGTGAGTTCTTGCTTCATTACCAGCCGATAGTCAATCTGCAGACCGAAGAGTGTCTGGGTGTGGAAGCCCTGATCCGGTGGCAGCACCCAGAGCGCGGACTCCTGCCCGCGGCGGAGTTCATCGATCTCGCGGAGGTCAGCGGGCACATGCCCGCGATCGGCGCCTGGGTCATCGAAACTGCGTGTGCCGCGGCCGTGGACCTGGCCGAGGACTTGTCCATGAGCATCAATGTCTCGCCGCAGCAGCTTCAGCAGCCGCAGCTCGCGCAGAGCGTCGAGCGAGCCCTCAGTAGGTCCGGCCTTCGGCCTGATCGTCTGGTGCTCGAGTTGACCGAGACGACCGATATCACCGATCCGGCGACTGCAATTGAACAGTTGCGCCAACTGGATGAGATGGGTGTGAAGCTCGCTCTGGACGACTTCGGCACTGGATATGCGTCTCTCGACTATCTGAAGCGATTCCCGGTTCAGATCCTCAAGATTGATCAGGAATTCGTTCAGCACATCCACGAGAGCGAGGACGACCGAGCCATCGTGCGCGGAATCATCGAGCTCGCCAAGTCGTTCGGCCTACGGACGATTGCTGAGGGTGTGGAGCAGATCGAGCAGCAGCGTGTCGTCACCGAGTTGGGCTGCGACTTCGGTCAGGGGTTCCTGTGGTCTCGACCGGGGCTTCCCGAAAACTTGCCCGAGGTGTTCCTGCCCAGTTCGGCTGCCTGA
- a CDS encoding BTAD domain-containing putative transcriptional regulator, with amino-acid sequence MNDQTEIRLLGRLWIRLGNGTVVPSSQWTTGKTSDLLRLLAMSSDQIVSSKSIIAKLWPDVPDAKAAASLHTATAQIRKVLGKDSIMRHLSGLQLRGCWVDVAAHQQLGNDIAAAMRSRDFAGVVTAAKQAEALYVDDFHAHEDDSDWAADIRDDLLTQRKLMLADAAESAIELGWMRDAIEMSALAISLDACFERAHRSLMRAYAGIGETDSAMRSYERCRRNLKTNLNALPSSQTEALQRQLTKVDDENSRFSIYVGRERSVAQLSEAIRDSARGDGTSVVCVAGLPGSGRESLLEVAVGRVSGAHLRRVRPPKIARQAPATRMSPATGLIDVAVTGPIDLPPARAHAAIAEVLGTVPSQPGRVLVIVTTPEAAELLVEANESVYIPTVVESPPVTANELSQMAQAILAGSPSPDLVEILETRSEGLAGIAVEILRAWVSTGQVVSTIRGLGLVSDSLTSTVLPAASTTFRVLAERLEPLDLEICQVMAVLDKPTTASGVMEILGSERRTESRRIEIEAHMDHLATRGIFVVANDSFAFRDRTTQDLFELWLRPSLQARITERIEEQEVALTQSG; translated from the coding sequence GTGAACGATCAAACCGAGATACGCCTATTGGGCCGACTCTGGATTCGGCTGGGCAACGGCACCGTGGTGCCGTCATCACAATGGACCACCGGCAAGACCAGCGACCTACTGCGTCTCCTTGCCATGAGTTCCGATCAGATTGTCAGCTCGAAGAGCATCATCGCCAAGCTGTGGCCTGATGTGCCTGATGCCAAGGCAGCCGCGAGCCTGCACACCGCGACTGCCCAGATTCGCAAAGTCCTGGGCAAGGACAGCATCATGCGACACCTCAGCGGCCTTCAACTTCGAGGATGCTGGGTCGATGTCGCCGCCCATCAGCAGCTCGGCAACGACATCGCCGCGGCGATGCGATCGCGCGACTTCGCCGGTGTCGTCACCGCGGCCAAACAGGCCGAGGCACTGTACGTCGACGACTTCCACGCCCATGAGGACGACAGCGATTGGGCGGCGGACATCCGCGACGACTTGCTGACCCAGCGCAAGCTGATGCTGGCCGACGCGGCTGAGAGCGCGATTGAGCTCGGCTGGATGCGCGATGCGATCGAGATGTCCGCACTCGCCATCAGCCTCGACGCATGCTTTGAACGAGCGCACCGGTCGCTGATGCGCGCCTATGCAGGTATCGGCGAGACCGACTCGGCCATGCGGTCCTACGAACGATGCCGCCGCAACTTGAAGACCAACCTCAATGCATTGCCGTCGTCACAGACCGAGGCTCTGCAGCGACAGCTGACCAAGGTCGACGACGAGAACTCCAGATTCTCGATCTACGTTGGCCGCGAGCGGAGCGTTGCCCAGTTGAGCGAAGCTATACGAGACAGCGCGAGAGGCGACGGGACTTCCGTTGTCTGTGTTGCTGGCCTTCCAGGATCGGGGCGTGAGTCGCTTCTCGAAGTCGCGGTGGGTCGCGTCAGCGGAGCCCATCTGCGACGCGTCCGTCCGCCAAAGATTGCGCGGCAAGCACCTGCAACCCGGATGTCCCCCGCCACCGGACTGATCGATGTCGCGGTGACAGGCCCAATAGATCTTCCTCCGGCCCGTGCGCATGCCGCCATCGCTGAGGTGCTCGGGACCGTCCCGTCGCAACCGGGTCGAGTGCTCGTCATCGTCACCACCCCCGAGGCCGCCGAACTTCTGGTCGAAGCGAACGAGTCGGTCTACATTCCAACCGTCGTCGAGTCGCCGCCCGTGACTGCGAACGAGCTGTCCCAAATGGCTCAGGCGATTCTTGCAGGTTCACCGTCACCAGACCTCGTCGAGATCCTCGAAACCAGGAGCGAAGGGCTGGCCGGGATCGCCGTCGAGATTCTGCGGGCCTGGGTATCGACCGGGCAAGTCGTGTCGACGATCAGAGGCCTTGGGCTGGTCAGTGACTCGTTGACCTCGACCGTACTTCCAGCAGCGTCGACGACGTTCCGAGTTCTGGCCGAACGACTCGAACCGTTGGATCTGGAGATCTGCCAGGTCATGGCCGTGCTCGACAAACCCACCACGGCATCAGGAGTGATGGAGATTCTCGGCAGCGAGCGCCGTACCGAGAGTCGTCGCATCGAAATCGAAGCCCACATGGACCACCTCGCGACCCGCGGCATCTTCGTTGTGGCCAACGACAGCTTCGCATTCAGGGATCGCACGACCCAGGATCTGTTCGAGCTGTGGTTGCGGCCGTCCCTCCAGGCAAGGATCACCGAGCGCATCGAAGAACAAGAGGTCGCACTCACGCAGAGTGGCTAG
- a CDS encoding lysylphosphatidylglycerol synthase transmembrane domain-containing protein, whose amino-acid sequence MEAETDEPRAKPRWRWTDIVMVVLVVVGLFILVRLLGDVGFETIWKQLRSADPAWLILGLLAAQLMFLTQAIVLRGASAVHIPWKPAIALQAALKVFGLTLPGSASRVATDVQFLENFDVKPPEAILTASIEEAARGLSRILLLLLVLPFVDIKLDGVSAPSLRTVMLAIGSVVIAAAVVSFIPRARAKVSNLAARIWSSLVVLGSQQKRQIGIFGGALATELVYALALGCFAQAYDIGLSPIELIAVNTAGSMLASVVPSPGGIGSAEAALTGALVALGVPAETAFPIALTQRLGTQYLPPLWGLICLQWLRRKSYL is encoded by the coding sequence GTGGAGGCCGAGACGGACGAGCCGCGCGCCAAACCGCGCTGGCGGTGGACCGACATCGTGATGGTGGTCCTCGTTGTGGTCGGCCTGTTCATCCTCGTACGTCTGCTCGGCGATGTCGGGTTCGAAACGATCTGGAAGCAGCTTCGCTCGGCCGACCCGGCGTGGTTGATCCTCGGCCTGCTCGCGGCTCAACTGATGTTCCTGACCCAGGCGATCGTCCTGCGTGGAGCCTCGGCGGTCCACATTCCGTGGAAGCCAGCGATCGCGCTCCAAGCGGCTCTCAAGGTCTTCGGGCTCACGCTGCCTGGCTCGGCAAGTCGGGTGGCAACCGACGTCCAGTTCCTCGAGAACTTCGACGTCAAACCGCCCGAGGCGATCCTGACAGCGTCAATCGAGGAAGCTGCCCGAGGCCTCTCGCGGATCCTCCTGCTCCTCCTCGTCCTGCCGTTCGTCGACATCAAGCTCGATGGAGTGAGCGCACCCTCGTTGCGTACGGTCATGCTCGCGATCGGCAGTGTGGTGATCGCCGCAGCAGTTGTCTCATTCATCCCGCGCGCCCGCGCCAAGGTCAGCAATCTCGCGGCGCGGATCTGGTCGAGCCTCGTCGTCCTTGGCAGTCAGCAGAAGCGCCAGATCGGCATCTTCGGTGGAGCACTCGCGACCGAGCTCGTGTACGCGCTGGCTCTCGGCTGCTTCGCTCAGGCGTACGACATCGGCCTCTCCCCGATCGAGCTCATCGCGGTCAACACGGCCGGGTCGATGCTGGCCAGCGTCGTACCGTCGCCGGGCGGCATTGGCAGTGCCGAGGCGGCGCTCACGGGTGCGCTCGTCGCGCTCGGCGTACCGGCAGAAACTGCGTTCCCGATTGCGCTGACTCAGCGCCTGGGAACGCAGTACCTGCCTCCGTTGTGGGGTTTGATCTGCCTGCAGTGGTTGCGCCGCAAGTCGTACCTTTAG
- a CDS encoding class I SAM-dependent methyltransferase, which translates to MTTQTFDPVAFKATTRQQWQDAAEAWHRWGPTIGDWLGAATDSMIELAHIGEGASVLDVAAGAGEQSLPIAQLVGPSGKVVISDIAPELLTRAADEAKAAGLDNVETLELDGEEVGTLAGANYDAAVSRVGLIYFPDQQKALRGIHSALRDGGRFSTVVYSTPDENRFFSVPVGIIRGRAQLPPPLPGQPGPFSLGAPGVLEEALTTAGFTDVEVVAIPSPVRLPSARDCVKFQKESFGALHQMMVSLSPEERDDTWRQVEAALTEFEGPDGFVGPCTMLVGAGTARH; encoded by the coding sequence ATGACCACGCAAACGTTCGACCCCGTCGCATTCAAGGCCACCACCCGTCAGCAGTGGCAAGATGCCGCAGAAGCTTGGCACCGCTGGGGTCCCACCATCGGTGACTGGCTCGGTGCGGCCACTGATTCCATGATCGAGCTGGCCCATATCGGCGAGGGCGCCAGCGTTCTCGACGTCGCTGCCGGTGCTGGCGAGCAATCGCTGCCGATCGCCCAGCTGGTAGGTCCTTCCGGCAAGGTCGTCATCTCTGACATCGCGCCCGAGCTGTTGACTCGCGCGGCCGACGAGGCGAAGGCCGCGGGTCTCGACAACGTCGAAACGCTTGAGCTCGATGGCGAGGAAGTCGGTACGCTCGCGGGCGCCAACTACGACGCAGCCGTCAGCCGGGTGGGCCTGATCTACTTCCCCGATCAGCAGAAGGCGCTCCGCGGCATTCACTCCGCACTTCGTGACGGCGGACGATTCTCGACGGTCGTCTACTCGACCCCGGACGAGAATCGCTTCTTCTCGGTGCCGGTCGGCATCATCCGCGGTCGCGCGCAGCTGCCTCCTCCGCTTCCGGGCCAGCCCGGTCCGTTCTCGCTCGGTGCTCCGGGCGTCCTCGAGGAAGCACTGACCACTGCTGGCTTCACGGACGTCGAGGTCGTTGCGATCCCGTCGCCCGTACGACTGCCGAGTGCCAGGGACTGTGTGAAGTTCCAGAAGGAGTCATTCGGTGCGCTGCACCAGATGATGGTGAGCCTTTCACCGGAGGAGCGGGACGACACCTGGCGTCAGGTCGAAGCGGCGCTGACCGAGTTCGAAGGCCCGGATGGCTTCGTCGGGCCATGCACGATGCTGGTAGGTGCCGGTACCGCTCGGCACTAG
- a CDS encoding glyoxalase: MTNINHITLEVTDTTAAKAFYAEAFDVDKQIELRQASDQPSDGFRGYTLSLVVAQPSTVDSLFASALEAGATEIKPVTNSFWGHGGSLQAPDGTIWKIASSSKKETGPATRQIDGVVLLLGVDDVKATKQFYADQGLKVGKSFGSKYVEFETTNVKLALYGRKALAKDAGVPADGTGSHRIAINSDAGTFADLDGFSWE, encoded by the coding sequence ATGACGAACATCAACCACATCACCCTCGAAGTAACTGACACCACGGCCGCCAAGGCCTTCTATGCCGAAGCCTTCGACGTCGACAAGCAGATCGAACTGCGACAGGCATCGGACCAGCCCAGCGACGGATTCCGCGGCTACACGTTGTCGTTGGTCGTTGCCCAGCCATCGACCGTCGACAGCCTCTTCGCCTCAGCTCTCGAAGCCGGAGCCACCGAGATCAAGCCGGTGACCAATAGCTTCTGGGGCCATGGCGGATCACTCCAGGCGCCCGACGGCACCATCTGGAAGATCGCCTCGTCGTCCAAGAAGGAGACGGGACCGGCTACCCGCCAGATCGACGGTGTCGTTCTCCTGCTCGGAGTCGACGACGTGAAGGCGACCAAGCAGTTCTACGCCGATCAGGGACTGAAGGTCGGCAAGAGCTTCGGCAGCAAGTACGTCGAGTTCGAGACCACGAACGTGAAGCTCGCGCTCTATGGCCGCAAGGCGCTCGCGAAGGACGCCGGCGTACCGGCCGACGGCACGGGCTCGCACCGGATCGCAATCAACAGCGACGCCGGCACGTTCGCTGACCTCGACGGTTTCAGCTGGGAATGA